One genomic region from Amycolatopsis sp. FBCC-B4732 encodes:
- a CDS encoding tetratricopeptide repeat protein produces MDAKTYVDNTIDAGRDIGTVVQAGTIGTVNLAASPAGTAVAVVLPVRSDVGAYAEVFVGREDEVERLSSQLQPGSGASVSYVAGMGGVGKTALALHCARAVGEAGWFPGGVFSADMQGYRTDGGVPARAMLRPLMRLLGADPHEIPVDVGEQLAAYQQVLDQLDRSGNAVLLVLDNVSSAEQIQGLLPAGGVHRVVVTTRETLSLPGARGFSLDVLTNENASVLLDRAICDLTPDERRLSADPIGTRELIRTCGRLPLALRIVAALLVDEPALTPARLAAELTEAGIVGFAHGERALAAVLDLSWHRLLRRNRAAARLLRLLCLTVGPDCPTEVAAVLNGSSDARTVPLLRTLRQAHLLAHADQRWRMHDLVRAHAETCDAGLSASDLQAADTRLVDHYVFTAQDAVFRISDLAKRPGHHRFDRTEDADRWLVTEYPTLLAVAHKTAEAGNHRYAMVLCSHLFAYQNRHGYLTDLLMTSRLGYAGACLSGEIAARADAASNLGIALNKVGLIAEAIDLFRVAIDLHTENGSTHDAAKAWNNLGNTLGAAGRRDEAVHACRTAVDAYRRAGNVRKEAAAWINLGSALAADEQPENAVLAFEKAAEMCRETGDVGTEVTAWSSAAGALLDAGQSEDAVRAGNTAVAVGQANRNVGAEAAAWASLGFLYQRLGRSREADDACRRSIAMEGREEPTGTVALRWTQLGHARSEEGDHTGAAAAHREAVRAYRRIGDWHGEAMTSNNLGHVLAESGDLRGAAAAHQTALGLTRAHDDLFGQAMTLANIGALNNRTGEAAAAGAAFSEATALFRRIGDAKREADAWLHLGICLHDHTRAEAIAAYKNALSIYTEANNKEGISSATRWLVSLLVPR; encoded by the coding sequence GTGGATGCGAAGACGTACGTCGACAACACCATCGATGCGGGCCGGGACATCGGAACGGTCGTGCAGGCAGGCACCATCGGAACTGTCAACCTGGCCGCCTCTCCGGCCGGCACCGCCGTGGCCGTGGTGCTGCCGGTGCGAAGTGACGTCGGAGCGTACGCCGAGGTCTTTGTGGGCCGCGAGGACGAAGTCGAGCGCCTGTCGTCGCAGCTGCAGCCCGGTTCCGGGGCTTCGGTCTCGTACGTCGCCGGGATGGGCGGTGTGGGCAAGACGGCGTTGGCGTTGCACTGCGCGCGGGCTGTGGGCGAAGCCGGTTGGTTCCCCGGTGGCGTCTTCTCAGCGGACATGCAGGGTTACCGAACTGACGGCGGCGTTCCCGCACGAGCGATGCTGCGACCGTTGATGCGGCTCCTGGGGGCCGACCCCCACGAGATCCCCGTGGACGTGGGCGAGCAACTGGCCGCCTACCAGCAGGTGCTCGACCAGTTGGACCGGTCGGGTAATGCGGTCCTGCTGGTTCTCGACAACGTCTCCAGCGCGGAACAGATCCAGGGGTTGCTTCCCGCCGGCGGTGTTCACCGGGTGGTGGTCACGACCCGCGAGACCCTGAGTCTTCCCGGGGCTCGCGGTTTCTCCCTCGATGTGCTGACGAACGAGAACGCGAGCGTTCTGCTCGACAGGGCCATCTGCGATCTGACTCCGGACGAGCGGCGGCTGTCCGCGGATCCGATCGGGACGCGGGAATTGATCCGTACCTGCGGGCGGCTCCCGCTGGCTCTGCGGATCGTCGCGGCCCTGCTCGTGGACGAACCTGCGTTGACACCTGCCCGGCTGGCCGCCGAACTGACCGAGGCCGGGATCGTGGGCTTCGCGCACGGTGAGCGAGCGTTGGCGGCGGTGCTCGACCTTTCCTGGCACCGCTTGCTCCGCCGCAACCGGGCCGCGGCCCGGCTGTTGCGGCTGCTCTGCCTGACCGTGGGGCCGGATTGCCCCACGGAAGTCGCCGCCGTCCTCAACGGCTCGTCCGACGCTCGCACTGTGCCACTGCTCCGCACGCTGCGTCAGGCACATCTGCTCGCCCATGCCGACCAGCGCTGGCGGATGCACGACCTCGTTCGTGCCCATGCGGAAACCTGCGACGCCGGTCTCAGCGCGTCCGATCTTCAGGCGGCTGACACGCGCCTGGTCGACCACTACGTCTTCACCGCACAAGACGCCGTGTTTCGCATTTCCGACCTTGCGAAAAGACCGGGTCACCACCGTTTCGACCGCACCGAAGATGCCGACCGCTGGCTGGTCACCGAATACCCCACGCTGCTCGCGGTCGCGCACAAGACCGCTGAAGCAGGGAACCACCGCTACGCCATGGTGCTGTGCAGTCACTTGTTCGCGTACCAGAACAGGCACGGCTACCTGACCGATCTGCTCATGACCTCCCGACTCGGTTATGCCGGCGCGTGCCTTTCCGGCGAGATCGCGGCCCGCGCGGACGCGGCGAGCAACCTCGGCATCGCGCTGAACAAAGTCGGACTGATCGCCGAGGCGATCGACTTGTTCCGGGTCGCCATCGACCTGCACACCGAGAACGGCAGCACCCACGATGCCGCCAAGGCCTGGAACAACCTGGGAAACACGCTCGGCGCGGCGGGGCGGCGCGACGAGGCGGTGCACGCTTGCCGCACCGCCGTCGACGCTTACCGGAGAGCCGGCAACGTTCGAAAAGAGGCGGCCGCGTGGATCAACCTGGGTAGCGCACTGGCAGCTGATGAGCAGCCGGAGAACGCGGTCCTCGCCTTTGAGAAAGCCGCCGAGATGTGCCGGGAGACCGGCGACGTGGGGACCGAGGTGACGGCCTGGTCCAGTGCGGCGGGCGCGCTGCTGGACGCGGGCCAGTCCGAGGACGCCGTCCGGGCGGGCAACACCGCCGTCGCGGTCGGCCAGGCGAACCGGAACGTCGGGGCCGAGGCTGCCGCGTGGGCGAGTCTCGGCTTCCTCTACCAGCGCCTCGGCCGCTCCCGGGAAGCCGATGACGCTTGCCGGCGGAGCATCGCGATGGAGGGCCGGGAAGAGCCGACGGGGACGGTCGCGTTGCGGTGGACCCAGTTGGGCCACGCGAGATCCGAAGAAGGGGACCACACCGGAGCCGCAGCGGCGCACCGGGAAGCTGTTCGCGCTTATCGCCGCATCGGCGACTGGCACGGCGAGGCGATGACATCGAACAACCTCGGGCACGTTCTGGCGGAGTCGGGCGATCTCCGAGGAGCGGCGGCCGCGCACCAGACCGCGCTGGGTCTCACCCGGGCCCACGACGACCTTTTCGGGCAGGCCATGACGCTGGCGAACATCGGTGCCCTGAACAACAGGACGGGGGAGGCAGCCGCGGCCGGTGCGGCCTTCAGCGAAGCGACTGCCCTGTTCCGCCGCATCGGAGATGCCAAACGAGAAGCCGACGCGTGGCTTCACCTCGGTATCTGCCTGCACGACCACACTCGGGCGGAAGCGATCGCCGCCTACAAAAACGCGTTGTCCATCTATACGGAGGCGAACAACAAAGAGGGCATCTCGTCGGCAACCCGATGGCTGGTGAGTTTGCTGGTCCCCCGATGA
- a CDS encoding RNA polymerase sigma factor, which produces MSDVEEAVTRAHREEWARVVAALTRRFGDLDIAEESAAEAFATAVERWPSDGVPPNPGAWLTTTANRKAIDRIRRESKRDDKQKEALMVYDDDPPEPLGAIDDDRLRLIFTCCHPALATDARLALTLRMVGGLTVPEIARAFLVAETTMGQRITRAKAKIKAARIPYRVPSAEDLPSRVSGVLAVLFLVFNEGYLATGPDTDPVRQDLTAEAIRLTRLIRALLPSDGEVTGLLALMLLTEARRPARLSAGGELVALDEQDRGAWDTSLIAEGHQLVRERLAAGVAPGRYQILAAINAVHTSARDMRDTDWSQVLALYNQLVRVDPSPIVALNRAIAVAELDGPEVALAAVDRLEPKLAAYHSFHAVRADLLRRLGRSAESREAYDRAIELAGNTAETASLSRRRDQLG; this is translated from the coding sequence GTGAGCGACGTCGAGGAGGCGGTGACCCGGGCCCACCGCGAGGAGTGGGCCCGGGTGGTGGCCGCGCTGACCAGACGCTTCGGTGACCTCGACATCGCCGAGGAGTCGGCGGCCGAGGCGTTCGCGACGGCCGTCGAGCGCTGGCCGTCCGACGGCGTCCCGCCCAACCCCGGCGCGTGGCTGACCACGACCGCCAACCGCAAGGCGATCGACCGCATCCGCCGCGAGAGCAAGCGCGACGACAAGCAGAAGGAGGCTCTGATGGTGTACGACGACGACCCACCCGAGCCCCTCGGCGCCATCGACGACGACCGGCTCAGGCTGATCTTCACCTGCTGCCACCCGGCGCTGGCGACGGACGCCCGCCTGGCGCTGACGTTGCGCATGGTCGGTGGCCTGACGGTGCCCGAGATCGCCCGCGCCTTCCTGGTCGCCGAGACCACGATGGGCCAGCGGATCACCCGCGCGAAGGCCAAGATCAAAGCCGCGCGCATTCCGTATCGTGTGCCCTCCGCCGAGGACCTCCCTTCTCGCGTGTCCGGTGTGCTGGCTGTGCTTTTCCTGGTCTTCAACGAGGGCTACCTCGCGACGGGTCCGGACACCGACCCCGTCCGCCAGGACCTGACCGCCGAGGCGATCCGCCTCACCCGCCTGATCCGCGCCCTCCTCCCGTCCGACGGCGAGGTGACGGGCCTGCTGGCCCTGATGCTCCTCACCGAGGCCCGCCGCCCCGCCCGCCTCTCCGCCGGCGGCGAACTGGTCGCCCTCGACGAGCAGGATCGCGGAGCCTGGGACACGTCCCTGATCGCCGAGGGCCACCAGCTGGTCCGCGAACGCCTCGCCGCCGGAGTGGCGCCGGGCCGCTACCAGATCCTCGCGGCGATCAACGCCGTGCACACGTCCGCCCGCGACATGCGCGACACGGACTGGTCGCAGGTCCTGGCCCTGTACAACCAGCTCGTCCGCGTCGACCCGTCACCGATCGTCGCCCTCAACCGGGCCATCGCGGTCGCCGAACTCGACGGCCCGGAGGTGGCACTGGCGGCGGTCGACCGGCTCGAGCCGAAGTTGGCCGCGTACCACTCGTTCCATGCCGTCCGCGCCGACCTGCTGCGCCGGCTGGGCCGGAGCGCGGAGTCACGGGAGGCGTACGACCGGGCCATCGAGCTGGCGGGGAACACCGCGGAAACGGCGTCGTTGAGCCGTCGCCGCGACCAGCTCGGGTAG
- a CDS encoding YciI family protein translates to MRYLVSVIDDKDNPGSTDRQPAISAFNDRLIEEGYWVFAGGLADTDAATVVDSRGEQAVLTDGPFLESKEYLAGIWVWEAPDLDVALKLATEASRVCDRKIEVRPFQ, encoded by the coding sequence ATGCGCTACCTGGTTTCCGTCATCGACGACAAGGACAACCCCGGCAGCACGGACCGGCAGCCCGCCATCAGCGCGTTCAACGACCGCCTGATCGAGGAGGGCTACTGGGTTTTCGCGGGCGGCCTCGCGGACACCGACGCGGCCACGGTCGTCGACAGCCGCGGCGAGCAGGCGGTGCTCACCGACGGGCCCTTTCTCGAGTCCAAGGAGTACCTCGCCGGGATCTGGGTATGGGAGGCCCCCGATCTGGACGTCGCGCTCAAGCTCGCCACCGAGGCGTCCCGGGTCTGCGACCGCAAGATCGAGGTCCGGCCGTTCCAGTGA
- a CDS encoding dihydrofolate reductase family protein: MKLTTVTQLTVDGVVQGNGGASAEDRRNGFDRGGWALGKGDDETRAFIARTYQRADAFLFGRRTYDLFAGSWGTIEQLRTSPIGVALAETPKYVASATLTDPRWPGTTVLPGDLAAAVRELKAKPGGELQVHGSGTLTRWLLANDLVDEMILLVIPVVVGQGTRLFPASGPDLALDLVESRVDSKGVTTQVFRPAGRPRYAPAA, translated from the coding sequence ATGAAGCTGACGACCGTGACCCAGCTGACCGTCGACGGAGTCGTGCAGGGCAACGGCGGCGCGTCCGCCGAGGACCGCCGCAACGGGTTCGACCGCGGCGGCTGGGCCCTCGGCAAGGGCGACGACGAGACCCGGGCGTTCATCGCGCGGACCTACCAGCGCGCGGACGCGTTCCTGTTCGGCCGGCGCACCTACGACCTGTTCGCCGGCTCCTGGGGAACGATCGAGCAGCTGCGCACCAGCCCCATCGGCGTGGCACTGGCCGAGACCCCGAAGTACGTCGCCTCGGCCACGCTCACCGACCCGCGGTGGCCGGGCACGACGGTGCTGCCCGGCGACCTCGCGGCGGCCGTCCGCGAGCTGAAGGCCAAGCCGGGCGGCGAGCTGCAGGTGCACGGCAGTGGCACGCTGACCCGGTGGCTGCTGGCGAACGACCTGGTCGACGAGATGATCCTGCTGGTGATCCCGGTCGTTGTCGGCCAGGGCACGCGACTGTTCCCGGCCAGCGGCCCCGATCTCGCGCTCGACCTCGTCGAGTCGCGGGTTGACTCGAAGGGCGTCACGACCCAGGTCTTCCGGCCGGCCGGTCGCCCGCGGTACGCGCCGGCGGCGTGA
- a CDS encoding glycoside hydrolase family 3 N-terminal domain-containing protein — protein sequence MNRRRLAAFGVAFSIVAGCLLVVGLQPRTVSGLALPLASPAPSSFSAAVPPAAPAPTSRLARPGDCASQAGLLGVRAQVAQLVVVGVTGDNPAATVSLVREHQVGGIFIGGNATALLKDRALAAVQAVAKVPVAVSVDEEGGRVQRIDDLDGDIPSARTMAATKSPAQVRALAADRGRQLRARGVTVDFAPDTDVTGAEDDDVIGDRSFSPDPARVKTYAKAFAEGLRDAGIQPVLKHFPGHGHGSGDSHKGTVVTPPLAQLRAVDLVPYRDLADYGPVAVMVGHLDVPDLTGGVPASLSPPAYQLLRGEFGFTGPVLTDDLGAMKAITAQYSLPEAVLKALQAGADQALWSSGGRVDEVLDRLVKAVQSGELPAARVQESVTRVLRGKGLCA from the coding sequence ATGAACCGCCGACGTCTTGCCGCCTTCGGGGTGGCGTTCTCCATCGTGGCCGGGTGTCTGCTGGTCGTGGGCCTGCAACCGCGGACCGTGTCCGGGCTGGCGCTGCCCCTGGCCTCCCCCGCTCCTTCTTCCTTCAGCGCGGCTGTTCCGCCCGCGGCGCCCGCGCCGACGTCACGCCTGGCCCGTCCGGGCGACTGCGCGTCGCAGGCCGGCCTCCTCGGCGTCCGAGCCCAGGTCGCGCAGCTGGTCGTCGTCGGGGTCACCGGCGACAATCCCGCGGCCACGGTCTCCCTGGTGCGCGAACACCAGGTCGGCGGCATCTTCATCGGGGGTAACGCAACAGCGTTGTTGAAAGACCGCGCCCTGGCCGCGGTCCAGGCGGTGGCCAAGGTCCCGGTCGCGGTGTCGGTCGACGAGGAGGGCGGGCGCGTCCAGCGCATCGACGACCTCGACGGCGACATCCCGTCGGCCCGGACGATGGCCGCGACGAAGTCCCCGGCGCAGGTCCGCGCCCTGGCCGCCGACCGCGGCCGCCAGTTGCGCGCCCGCGGCGTGACGGTCGACTTCGCCCCGGACACCGACGTCACCGGCGCCGAGGACGACGACGTGATCGGCGACCGGTCCTTCAGCCCGGACCCGGCGCGCGTGAAGACGTACGCGAAGGCGTTCGCGGAGGGCCTGCGCGACGCGGGCATCCAGCCGGTGCTGAAGCACTTCCCCGGCCACGGCCACGGCTCGGGCGACTCCCACAAGGGCACGGTGGTGACGCCCCCGCTCGCGCAGCTGCGCGCGGTCGACCTGGTCCCCTACCGCGACCTCGCCGACTACGGCCCGGTCGCGGTGATGGTCGGCCACCTCGACGTCCCCGACCTGACCGGCGGGGTCCCGGCGTCCCTTTCCCCGCCCGCCTACCAGCTGCTGCGCGGCGAGTTCGGCTTCACCGGCCCGGTGCTCACCGACGACCTCGGCGCGATGAAGGCGATCACGGCGCAGTATTCGCTGCCGGAAGCGGTGCTGAAGGCCTTGCAGGCCGGCGCGGACCAGGCGTTGTGGTCCTCCGGCGGCCGCGTCGACGAGGTGCTGGACCGGCTCGTGAAGGCGGTCCAGTCCGGCGAGCTGCCGGCGGCGCGGGTGCAGGAGTCGGTGACGCGCGTGCTGCGGGGCAAGGGCCTCTGCGCCTGA
- a CDS encoding response regulator transcription factor, with product MEQVRVAAWASDPIALTGLINHLKTRPELLVVPRARRGEAAVLVFAVGQVDREVVAALRAASAESPAAIVLVAGHVDPAHLSVLADCHVSAVLPRTALDRLTESVLAAARGRTTSLRDQVEALAQEGSGAALTPREVDVLRLMAEGWDTAEIAGKLCYSERTVKNVIYAMTNRLNLRNRPHAVAYAVRAGVI from the coding sequence ATGGAGCAGGTGCGAGTGGCGGCGTGGGCGTCGGACCCGATCGCCCTGACCGGGCTGATCAACCACCTGAAGACGCGCCCGGAGCTGCTGGTCGTGCCGCGGGCCCGCCGGGGCGAGGCGGCGGTGCTGGTGTTCGCCGTCGGCCAGGTCGACCGGGAGGTCGTCGCCGCGCTGCGGGCCGCCTCCGCCGAGTCGCCGGCCGCGATCGTGCTGGTCGCCGGGCACGTCGACCCGGCGCACCTGAGCGTGCTCGCCGACTGCCACGTCTCGGCCGTGCTGCCGCGGACGGCGCTCGACCGGCTCACCGAGAGCGTGCTCGCGGCCGCACGCGGGCGCACGACGTCGTTGCGGGACCAGGTCGAGGCGCTGGCGCAGGAAGGCAGCGGCGCCGCGTTGACGCCGCGCGAGGTGGATGTGCTTCGCCTGATGGCCGAAGGCTGGGACACTGCCGAGATCGCGGGCAAGCTCTGCTACTCGGAGCGGACCGTGAAGAACGTCATCTACGCCATGACCAACCGGCTCAACCTGCGCAATCGGCCGCACGCGGTCGCGTACGCCGTACGGGCCGGGGTGATCTGA